The proteins below come from a single Triticum aestivum cultivar Chinese Spring chromosome 5D, IWGSC CS RefSeq v2.1, whole genome shotgun sequence genomic window:
- the LOC123123803 gene encoding RPM1-interacting protein 4 isoform X1, whose translation MVKQQHQGVPKFGNWEDEGQGYTQYFENARMGKSPGRPVNQNDRNEGAAQAPSNDPPSVKASPLRPGSEPGLRKNRDERRATREDLRRHEAAARKTHAESPNHRYGDQTNYDGAARKASNERSPIHPRQQARLADKGGVSSPIADRRGSAPTTPGRSKMRPTGRGDETPERGSAVPKFGDWDEKDPSTGEGFTDIFEKVREEKQSGADTVGTSHAYKDRYNQGDRYESSGCSCFSWFKK comes from the exons ATGGTCAAACAA CAACATCAAGGGGTTCCTAAATTTGGGAACTGGGAGGACGAAGGCCAAGGCTACACGCAGTACTTCGAGAACGCCCGCATGGGCAAATCTCCGGGAAGGCCTGTCAACCAGAACGATCGCAATGAAGGCGCTGCACAAGCACCCTCTAACGACCCACCGTCGGTCAAGGCCTCTCCCTTGAGGCCGGGGTCCGAGCCGGGGCTGCGGAAGAACCGGGACGAAAGGCGTGCCACCCGAGAAGACCTCCGTCGGCACGAGGCCGCTGCCCGGAAAACGCATGCCGAGTCGCCTAACCACAGATATGGTGACCAGACCAACTACGACGGTGCTGCGAGGAAAGCAAGCAATGAGAGGTCACCCATCCATCCTCGGCAGCAGGCAAGGCTTGCAGACAAAGGTGGGGTTTCATCTCCTATTGCGGATCGTAGGGGTTCTGCTCCCACCACACCTGGAAGGTCCAAGATGAGGCCAACTGGGCGCGGCGATGAAACG CCCGAGAGAGGGTCAGCTGTTCCAAAGTTTGGAGACTGGGATGAGAAAGATCCTTCGACTGGTGAAGGTTTCACTGACATATTTGAGAAGGTGAGGGAGGAGAAGCAGTCCGGCGCGGATACTGTCGGTACCAGCCACGCATATAAGGACCGCTACAACCAAGGGGACAGATATGAATCTTCG GGCTGCTCATGCTTCAGCTGGTTCAAGAAGTGA
- the LOC123123802 gene encoding conserved oligomeric Golgi complex subunit 2: MADLAAAAPRAPAPPQPPPAAKDLFGETIEAHPPWFRPEAFLRAGFDPDAYVAELRSYVPLESLAAELRSHLAALRAELVGLINRDYADFVGLSARLKGVDAAAARMRAPLADLRDKVAAFRAAASAALAALRAGLEQRAAATQARELLELLLDTSHVVSKVEKLIKELPTAPSDSSDVEDRSVDKGYSGNDTTSPNVEAGTDVRETQSILLERIASEMNRLKFYISHAQNLPFIENMEKRVQGATKLLDGSLERCFVVGLEHRDAKVIYNCLRAYAAIDNTSSAEELFRTTVVSPLIQKIVPQNYAKAVSGVSSDDLEDDYEQIMQCVEKDCKFILEISSSANSGLHIFDFLANSILKEVHSAIMKGKPGACSPGKPKDFLRNYKASLKFLDFLEGYCPSKSAITKFRSEPAYTDFMRLWHVSVYFSLRFQEIAGGLDGALTATISPVGVNENQMKQKTLLLKQSIKLLESLQSCWSDDVLVFSHSDKFLRLSLQLISRYTTWLSSGLAARNASDGSTSSPADSEWALSVPVEDFIYVMHDVNAVIGELSESGDFVGRVNQLLASCPIEVLTLVKQSILQAVEPLKELLPSIMDVMIGVIVKRSNEDLKHLKGITATYRMTNKLPVRHSPYVSGILHPLKVFLEGDHVHYLSEDDKTKLRRGSTDKITATYYDMVSEVVNVARKTESSLQRLRQGQQKRIGGSTDASDNIISDTDKICMQLFLDIQEYARNLRTLGIDAREIESYRSLWQCVAPKDKQDSIQF, translated from the exons ATGGCGGATCTCGCCGCCGCGGCGCCGCGCGCGCCCgccccgccgcagccgccgccggcgGCCAAGGACCTCTTCGGGGAGACGATCGAGGCGCACCCGCCGTGGTTCCGGCCGGAGGCCTTCCTGCGCGCGGGCTTCGACCCGGACGCCTACGTCGCCGAGCTGCGCTCCTACGTGCCCCTCGAGAGCCTCGCCGCCGAGCTGCGCTcccacctcgccgccctccgcgccgagCTCGTCGGCCTCATCAACCGCGACTACGCCGACTTCGTCGGCCTCAGCGCCCGCCTCAAGGgcgtcgacgccgccgccgcccgcatgcGCGCCCCGCTCGCCGACCTCAGGGACAAGGTCGCCGCcttccgcgccgccgcctccgccgccctcgccgccctacGCGCGGGTCTCGAGCAGCGCGCCGCGGCCACGCAGGCGCGCGAGCTCCTCGAGCTGCTCCTCGACACCTCCCACGTCGTCTCCAAG GTTGAGAAACTGATCAAGGAATTGCCGACAGCACCATCTGATTCATCAGATGTTGAAGATCGTTCAGTTGATAAGGGATACTCCGGCAATGATACTACATCACCAAATGTGGAGGCAGGGACAGATGTCAGAGAAACACAAAGCATTCTGTTAGAAAGAATCGCAAGCGAGATGAACCGACTCAAATTTTACATCAGCCATGCACAG AACCTTCCTTTTATTGAGAACATGGAGAAGAGGGTCCAAGGTGCTACAAAACTACTTGATGGTAGCTTAGAGCGTTGCTTTGTGGTTGGTCTAGAACATCGGGACGCAAAAGTAATATACAACTGCTTGCGCGCTTATGCTGCCATTGACAACACATCTTCAGCTGAAGAGCTTTTCCGTACAACAGTGGTCTCCCCATTGATTCAGAAAATTGTCCCTCAAAACTATGCAAAAGCTGTTTCTGGGGTATCTTCTGATGACCTGGAGGATGACTATGAGCAGATAATGCAATGTGTAGAAAAAGATTGCAAATTTATTTTGGAAATATCTTCATCAG CAAACTCTGGACTTCATATTTTTGATTTTCTGGCCAATTCAATACTCAAGGAAGTCCATTCTGCAATCATGAAGGGAAAGCCTGGGGCCTGTTCTCCTGGAAAACCTAAAGACTTCCTGAGAAACTACAAAGCGAGCTTAAAGTTTCTTGACTTTCTTGAAG GCTACTGTCCTTCCAAGTCTGCTATAACAAAGTTCCGCTCTGAGCCTGCTTACACAGATTTCATGCGACTGTGGCATGTTAGTGTCTACTTTTCACTGAG ATTCCAGGAAATTGCTGGTGGTCTTGATGGTGCTCTTACAGCCACAATTAGCCCTGTCGGAGTGAATGAGAACCAAATGAAGCAGAAGACATTATTGTTGAAGCAAAGTATTAAGCTATTAGAAAGCTTGCAGTCCTGCTGGAGTGATGATGTTCTTGTTTTCTCTCACTCTGATAAATTCCTCCGATTGTCCTTGCAACTTATTTCAAG GTATACAACATGGCTTTCTTCTGGTCTGGCTGCGCGTAATGCTTCTGATGGGAGCACGAGTTCTCCTGCAGATTCTGAGTGGGCACTCTCTGTTCCTGTGGAGGATTTCATATAT GTAATGCATGATGTAAATGCTGTAATTGGCGAGCTTTCAGAATCAGGCGACTTTGTGGGACGTGTGAATCAATTGCTAGCATCATGCCCCATTGAAGTACTTACCCTTGTGAAACAAAGTATATTGCAAGCTGTTGAGCCTTTGAAGGAGTTGTTGCCTAGCATAATGGATGTCATGATTGGGGTCATAGTTAAAAGGTCTAATGAG GATCTGAAACACCTGAAGGGAATAACGGCCACGTATAGGATGACCAATAAACTTCCTGTGAGGCATTCTCCGTATGTATCTGGGATTTTGCATCCACTTAAG GTGTTTCTTGAAGGAGATCATGTGCACTATTTATCAGAAGATGATAAAACTAAGCTGCGCCGTGGATCGACAGACAAGATCACGGCAACTTATTATGACATGGTATCTGAAGTAGTCAATGTG GCAAGGAAAACTGAATCTTCGTTGCAAAGACTGCGCCAAGGACAACAAAAACGAATAGGAGGTAGTACTGATGCCTCAGATAACATCATATCTGACACCGACAAGATCTGCATGCAGCTATTCCTTGATATTCAG GAATATGCGCGGAACCTTCGCACCCTGGGAATAGATGCGAGAGAAATTGAATCCTACAGATCTCTCTGGCAGTGCGTCGCCCCTAAAGACAAGCAAGATAGCATCCAGTTTTGA
- the LOC123123803 gene encoding RPM1-interacting protein 4 isoform X2, which yields MAQHQGVPKFGNWEDEGQGYTQYFENARMGKSPGRPVNQNDRNEGAAQAPSNDPPSVKASPLRPGSEPGLRKNRDERRATREDLRRHEAAARKTHAESPNHRYGDQTNYDGAARKASNERSPIHPRQQARLADKGGVSSPIADRRGSAPTTPGRSKMRPTGRGDETPERGSAVPKFGDWDEKDPSTGEGFTDIFEKVREEKQSGADTVGTSHAYKDRYNQGDRYESSGCSCFSWFKK from the exons ATGGCC CAACATCAAGGGGTTCCTAAATTTGGGAACTGGGAGGACGAAGGCCAAGGCTACACGCAGTACTTCGAGAACGCCCGCATGGGCAAATCTCCGGGAAGGCCTGTCAACCAGAACGATCGCAATGAAGGCGCTGCACAAGCACCCTCTAACGACCCACCGTCGGTCAAGGCCTCTCCCTTGAGGCCGGGGTCCGAGCCGGGGCTGCGGAAGAACCGGGACGAAAGGCGTGCCACCCGAGAAGACCTCCGTCGGCACGAGGCCGCTGCCCGGAAAACGCATGCCGAGTCGCCTAACCACAGATATGGTGACCAGACCAACTACGACGGTGCTGCGAGGAAAGCAAGCAATGAGAGGTCACCCATCCATCCTCGGCAGCAGGCAAGGCTTGCAGACAAAGGTGGGGTTTCATCTCCTATTGCGGATCGTAGGGGTTCTGCTCCCACCACACCTGGAAGGTCCAAGATGAGGCCAACTGGGCGCGGCGATGAAACG CCCGAGAGAGGGTCAGCTGTTCCAAAGTTTGGAGACTGGGATGAGAAAGATCCTTCGACTGGTGAAGGTTTCACTGACATATTTGAGAAGGTGAGGGAGGAGAAGCAGTCCGGCGCGGATACTGTCGGTACCAGCCACGCATATAAGGACCGCTACAACCAAGGGGACAGATATGAATCTTCG GGCTGCTCATGCTTCAGCTGGTTCAAGAAGTGA
- the LOC123123803 gene encoding RPM1-interacting protein 4 isoform X3, with translation MQHQGVPKFGNWEDEGQGYTQYFENARMGKSPGRPVNQNDRNEGAAQAPSNDPPSVKASPLRPGSEPGLRKNRDERRATREDLRRHEAAARKTHAESPNHRYGDQTNYDGAARKASNERSPIHPRQQARLADKGGVSSPIADRRGSAPTTPGRSKMRPTGRGDETPERGSAVPKFGDWDEKDPSTGEGFTDIFEKVREEKQSGADTVGTSHAYKDRYNQGDRYESSGCSCFSWFKK, from the exons ATG CAACATCAAGGGGTTCCTAAATTTGGGAACTGGGAGGACGAAGGCCAAGGCTACACGCAGTACTTCGAGAACGCCCGCATGGGCAAATCTCCGGGAAGGCCTGTCAACCAGAACGATCGCAATGAAGGCGCTGCACAAGCACCCTCTAACGACCCACCGTCGGTCAAGGCCTCTCCCTTGAGGCCGGGGTCCGAGCCGGGGCTGCGGAAGAACCGGGACGAAAGGCGTGCCACCCGAGAAGACCTCCGTCGGCACGAGGCCGCTGCCCGGAAAACGCATGCCGAGTCGCCTAACCACAGATATGGTGACCAGACCAACTACGACGGTGCTGCGAGGAAAGCAAGCAATGAGAGGTCACCCATCCATCCTCGGCAGCAGGCAAGGCTTGCAGACAAAGGTGGGGTTTCATCTCCTATTGCGGATCGTAGGGGTTCTGCTCCCACCACACCTGGAAGGTCCAAGATGAGGCCAACTGGGCGCGGCGATGAAACG CCCGAGAGAGGGTCAGCTGTTCCAAAGTTTGGAGACTGGGATGAGAAAGATCCTTCGACTGGTGAAGGTTTCACTGACATATTTGAGAAGGTGAGGGAGGAGAAGCAGTCCGGCGCGGATACTGTCGGTACCAGCCACGCATATAAGGACCGCTACAACCAAGGGGACAGATATGAATCTTCG GGCTGCTCATGCTTCAGCTGGTTCAAGAAGTGA